In bacterium, a single genomic region encodes these proteins:
- a CDS encoding PorV/PorQ family protein produces MKWMKRIIVGLIMVGVSISAYAGSPGSKGAVFLKLGQGARAIAMGESFCAGADDINALYWNPAGIAGIKERQCTFMYSDWLEEIKYNYLAYVHPGQIRGGIMGGAITLLDSGSIDKYGDGPDKKLGTYDGKDIAVAVSYARQMINNCNLGATLKYIQMKINNEKSTGIALDIGCLYKPAVENLTIGANIQNLGPKLKAFISEKDALPLNIKVGGAYKLLNNALTLSLDVNFPSDNDTNFNLGAEYWIKDIVALRSGYKTLTKDELKSSDLTFGAGFKIPGTGIGLDYAYCDYDDLGDTHRISLITKF; encoded by the coding sequence ATGAAGTGGATGAAAAGAATAATTGTAGGTTTAATAATGGTAGGAGTGAGTATTTCTGCATATGCAGGTTCACCAGGGAGTAAAGGAGCAGTATTTTTGAAACTTGGGCAAGGGGCAAGAGCTATTGCGATGGGTGAATCATTTTGTGCAGGGGCAGATGATATTAATGCCCTGTATTGGAATCCAGCGGGTATTGCTGGGATTAAAGAAAGACAATGCACTTTTATGTATTCAGATTGGCTGGAGGAGATAAAATATAACTACCTCGCTTATGTCCATCCAGGTCAAATACGCGGTGGAATTATGGGTGGGGCAATTACTCTGTTAGATTCTGGAAGTATAGATAAATATGGTGATGGGCCGGATAAAAAACTTGGGACATACGATGGTAAGGATATTGCAGTAGCAGTTTCCTATGCAAGACAGATGATAAATAATTGCAATTTAGGTGCAACACTAAAATACATCCAGATGAAGATAAATAATGAAAAATCTACGGGTATTGCTTTAGATATCGGTTGTTTATACAAACCTGCAGTAGAAAATCTTACCATTGGAGCAAACATTCAGAACCTCGGTCCTAAATTGAAGGCGTTTATCAGTGAAAAGGATGCTTTACCACTAAATATTAAAGTGGGTGGGGCATATAAATTATTGAATAATGCCTTAACCTTAAGTCTGGATGTTAACTTCCCTTCAGATAATGATACCAACTTCAATCTTGGGGCAGAATATTGGATTAAAGATATAGTAGCCCTGCGCTCAGGGTATAAAACACTCACTAAAGATGAATTAAAATCATCTGATTTAACCTTTGGAGCAGGATTTAAGATTCCTGGAACAGGTATTGGATTAGATTATGCGTATTGTGATTATGACGATTTAGGAGATACACACCGTATATCACTTATAACTAAATTTTAA